A window of Mangifera indica cultivar Alphonso chromosome 13, CATAS_Mindica_2.1, whole genome shotgun sequence contains these coding sequences:
- the LOC123194513 gene encoding transcription factor HY5-like isoform X1 encodes MQDQATSSIAASSLPSSSERSSSSALQLELKEGMESDEEIRRVPEIGGEPVGTSASGRDSGSVAGAGVQPSGESQRKRGRSPADKENKRLKRLLRNRVSAQQARERKKAYLNELETRVKDLEKKNSELEEKLSTLQNENQMLRHILKNTTASRRGGSDTNADGSL; translated from the exons ATGCAAGATCAAGCAACCAGTTCTATTGCAGCTAGTTCTCTGCCGTCCAGCAGTGAGAGATCTTCAAGTTCTGCTCTTCAGCTCGAACTCAAAGAAG GCATGGAAAGTGATGAAGAGATCCGAAGAGTCCCCGAGATCGGCGGGGAACCTGTTGGAACGTCAGCGTCCGGCCGTGATAGCGGTTCAGTGGCAGGTGCAGGAGTTCAGCCATCAGGAGAAAGTCAGAGGAAGAGAGGTAGAAGTCCAGCTGACAAAGAGAACAAGCGACTAAAGAG GTTGTTGAGAAACAGAGTTTCAGCTCAGCAAGcaagagaaaggaaaaaggcTTACTTGAATGAGTTGGAAACCAGAGTTAAAGACTTGGAGAAGAAAAACTCTGAGCTTGAAGAGAAACTGTCCACGTTGCAGAACGAGAATCAGATGCTCAGACAC ATATTGAAGAACACGACGGCAAGCAGGAGAGGCGGAAGTGATACAAATGCCGATGGGTCCTTATGA
- the LOC123194513 gene encoding transcription factor HY5-like isoform X2, with protein MQDQATSSIAASSLPSSSERSSSSALQLELKEGMESDEEIRRVPEIGGEPVGTSASGRDSGSVAGAGVQPSGESQRKRGRSPADKENKRLKRLLRNRVSAQQARERKKAYLNELETRVKDLEKKNSELEEKLSTLQNENQMLRHFQSTTQMSQKGI; from the exons ATGCAAGATCAAGCAACCAGTTCTATTGCAGCTAGTTCTCTGCCGTCCAGCAGTGAGAGATCTTCAAGTTCTGCTCTTCAGCTCGAACTCAAAGAAG GCATGGAAAGTGATGAAGAGATCCGAAGAGTCCCCGAGATCGGCGGGGAACCTGTTGGAACGTCAGCGTCCGGCCGTGATAGCGGTTCAGTGGCAGGTGCAGGAGTTCAGCCATCAGGAGAAAGTCAGAGGAAGAGAGGTAGAAGTCCAGCTGACAAAGAGAACAAGCGACTAAAGAG GTTGTTGAGAAACAGAGTTTCAGCTCAGCAAGcaagagaaaggaaaaaggcTTACTTGAATGAGTTGGAAACCAGAGTTAAAGACTTGGAGAAGAAAAACTCTGAGCTTGAAGAGAAACTGTCCACGTTGCAGAACGAGAATCAGATGCTCAGACAC TTCCAATCAACTACCCAAATGTCACAGAAAGGAATTTGA
- the LOC123193819 gene encoding myosin-16-like isoform X2, translated as MVSKTRVAGPLSEGVKVAEQIDETFGQKFYQTFKNNKRYINPKLSCTNFTTFQYVGELTYLADLFLDKNQDYVLAVHQVLLTASKCPFVAGLLKSHLNHPLGHALRFKGDVSMCVYG; from the exons ATGGTCTCAAAGACTCGCGTCGCCGGTCCTTTGAGCGAAGGAGTTAAAGTAGCTGAGCAAATCG ATGAAACATTTGGACAGAAGTTTTACCAGACATTCAAAAACAACAAGCGTTATATAAATCCTAAGCTATCTTGTACTAATTTCACTACATTTCAGTATGTTGGGGAG ttaacTTATCTAGCTGACTTATTCCTTGACAAAAACCAAGATTATGTACTGGCAGTGCATCAGGTGCTATTGACAGCCTCAAAGTGCCCTTTTGTAGCAGGTCTATTGAAGAGTCATTTAAATCACCCATTGGGTCACGCTTTAAGGTTTAAGGGGGATGTTAGTATGTGTGTATATGGTTGA
- the LOC123193819 gene encoding myosin-11-like isoform X1, with amino-acid sequence MVASNMFRFRKQTEAAINGMFPKSTDETFGQKFYQTFKNNKRYINPKLSCTNFTTFQYVGELTYLADLFLDKNQDYVLAVHQVLLTASKCPFVAGLLKSHLNHPLGHALRFKGDVSMCVYG; translated from the exons ATGGTTGCAAGCAACATGTTTAGATTCAGAAAGCAAACAGAGGCTGCAATTAATGG TATGTTTCCTAAATCTACAGATGAAACATTTGGACAGAAGTTTTACCAGACATTCAAAAACAACAAGCGTTATATAAATCCTAAGCTATCTTGTACTAATTTCACTACATTTCAGTATGTTGGGGAG ttaacTTATCTAGCTGACTTATTCCTTGACAAAAACCAAGATTATGTACTGGCAGTGCATCAGGTGCTATTGACAGCCTCAAAGTGCCCTTTTGTAGCAGGTCTATTGAAGAGTCATTTAAATCACCCATTGGGTCACGCTTTAAGGTTTAAGGGGGATGTTAGTATGTGTGTATATGGTTGA
- the LOC123193819 gene encoding myosin-16-like isoform X3, with protein sequence MDETFGQKFYQTFKNNKRYINPKLSCTNFTTFQYVGELTYLADLFLDKNQDYVLAVHQVLLTASKCPFVAGLLKSHLNHPLGHALRFKGDVSMCVYG encoded by the exons ATGG ATGAAACATTTGGACAGAAGTTTTACCAGACATTCAAAAACAACAAGCGTTATATAAATCCTAAGCTATCTTGTACTAATTTCACTACATTTCAGTATGTTGGGGAG ttaacTTATCTAGCTGACTTATTCCTTGACAAAAACCAAGATTATGTACTGGCAGTGCATCAGGTGCTATTGACAGCCTCAAAGTGCCCTTTTGTAGCAGGTCTATTGAAGAGTCATTTAAATCACCCATTGGGTCACGCTTTAAGGTTTAAGGGGGATGTTAGTATGTGTGTATATGGTTGA